One Gimesia aquarii DNA segment encodes these proteins:
- a CDS encoding PQQ-binding-like beta-propeller repeat protein: protein MRFLKYILLIMLYTASDSFAGDWPQILGPYRNGHIRGESLAKSWPEGGPITKWQRTVGSGFAGLAISQNVAILFHRIGDQETVEALEAQTGKVIWKHSIPVNYRGTFNPNDGPIAVPLIYNNRIYVYGISGKLQCLDFKTGKQIWMRDTHKDYQVGEGYFGVGSTPIIVENKLIVNVGGKRKNAGIVAFSLDKGITLWQTMQDDASYSSPVSAFLHGRYYAIFITRLHLVGVDPRNGNVLFQFPFGKRGPTVNGANPVVVGKYIFATASYGVGGLWVQTERDSASEVWRNGQIMSSQYTTPVEYGGTLIGIDGRQDIGSSRLLCFDPKSKKVLWSKDDFGYATLIEADDKLIIMKSDGKLVLAEASQEEYKELARAQVLNSTTRALPALSNGLLFVRSEKTLKCLQLKSDNPVPEKPDKATLK, encoded by the coding sequence ATGCGTTTTCTGAAATACATCCTGTTGATAATGCTCTACACGGCTTCTGACAGTTTTGCAGGCGACTGGCCTCAGATTCTCGGTCCCTATCGAAATGGCCATATTAGAGGAGAATCGCTTGCCAAGTCATGGCCCGAAGGGGGACCCATTACGAAGTGGCAGCGCACGGTCGGGAGTGGCTTTGCCGGGCTGGCGATTTCTCAGAATGTGGCTATTTTATTTCATAGAATTGGAGATCAGGAAACAGTCGAAGCGCTGGAAGCTCAAACAGGTAAAGTAATCTGGAAACATTCGATTCCCGTAAATTACCGGGGCACATTCAATCCCAATGATGGTCCCATTGCGGTACCTCTGATTTATAACAATCGTATTTACGTTTATGGGATCAGTGGTAAGCTACAATGTCTCGATTTCAAGACTGGTAAACAGATCTGGATGCGCGATACGCACAAGGATTATCAGGTGGGCGAAGGTTACTTTGGTGTTGGTAGTACTCCCATCATTGTGGAAAACAAACTGATCGTCAATGTTGGGGGAAAACGTAAAAACGCAGGGATTGTTGCTTTTTCTCTGGATAAAGGGATCACGCTCTGGCAGACAATGCAGGATGACGCCAGTTACTCCTCTCCTGTTTCTGCATTCTTACATGGCCGTTATTATGCCATCTTTATCACCCGACTCCATTTAGTGGGCGTTGATCCTCGAAATGGAAACGTCTTGTTTCAGTTTCCTTTCGGGAAACGTGGTCCGACAGTGAATGGTGCGAATCCTGTCGTCGTCGGAAAGTATATATTCGCAACGGCCAGTTATGGCGTAGGAGGACTTTGGGTTCAGACTGAACGTGATAGTGCGAGTGAAGTCTGGCGGAATGGTCAAATCATGTCCAGCCAATATACGACGCCCGTTGAATACGGAGGAACATTAATTGGTATTGATGGGCGTCAGGATATTGGTTCGTCGAGGCTGCTCTGCTTTGATCCAAAATCCAAAAAAGTGCTCTGGTCAAAAGATGATTTTGGTTATGCCACTTTGATTGAAGCCGATGATAAATTGATTATTATGAAATCAGATGGGAAATTAGTATTGGCCGAAGCGTCGCAGGAAGAATATAAAGAACTCGCTCGTGCTCAGGTTCTGAATTCAACTACACGGGCACTACCGGCTTTGTCTAACGGTCTCCTCTTTGTACGAAGTGAAAAAACTCTGAAATGTTTACAGTTAAAGTCGGATAATCCTGTTCCAGAAAAGCCTGATAAAGCCACTTTAAAGTAA
- the hemL gene encoding glutamate-1-semialdehyde 2,1-aminomutase: protein MSSSRRSHSEEQFQRALKVIPGGVNSPARAFGAVGGHPVIIDRGEGQYLYDIDGNRYIDYVGSWGPHILGHRHPQVVFRIEAALKKGTSFGAPTLLETELAELVAELVPCVEKVRMVNSGTEAAMSVLRLARGYTGRDKVIKFAGCYHGHVDSLLVQAGSGALTLGTPSSPGVPQGCTSDTLVLEYNDFDQLKETFAKMGEQIACLILEPVVGNMGVVLPEPGFLETIRALCTEHGTVFIMDEVMTGFRLSIGGAQERFGITPDICMLGKVIGGGMPVGAYGGKAEIMDTISPVGTVYQAGTLSGNPIAMASGIATLECLKETNPYPQLEEKTQRLTQGLVSAASKAGLPHTLAECGSMYTLFFNPDKVTNYTISARNDTDRFARYFQGMLDRGIYLPCSQFEANFTSAALTDDDIDQTIQAAEEVLQEIA, encoded by the coding sequence ATGTCATCCAGCCGCCGTTCGCATAGTGAAGAACAGTTTCAACGTGCTCTCAAAGTGATACCCGGAGGTGTCAATAGTCCTGCGCGGGCGTTTGGCGCAGTGGGAGGCCATCCAGTCATTATTGATCGGGGGGAAGGTCAGTATCTCTATGACATTGATGGCAATCGCTATATCGATTACGTCGGTTCCTGGGGGCCTCATATTCTCGGGCATCGTCATCCGCAGGTTGTCTTCAGAATTGAAGCGGCACTTAAGAAGGGAACCAGTTTTGGTGCACCCACATTACTGGAAACGGAACTGGCCGAACTCGTTGCTGAACTGGTACCTTGTGTTGAAAAGGTTCGTATGGTGAATTCCGGTACGGAAGCGGCTATGAGTGTCCTTCGATTGGCACGCGGATATACGGGGCGAGATAAAGTAATTAAGTTTGCGGGCTGTTATCATGGGCATGTTGACAGTTTACTCGTTCAAGCCGGTAGTGGGGCACTGACATTGGGAACGCCGTCGAGTCCCGGTGTTCCTCAAGGTTGTACCTCGGACACATTGGTGCTTGAGTACAACGATTTCGATCAACTCAAAGAGACTTTTGCAAAAATGGGAGAGCAAATAGCCTGTCTGATTCTAGAGCCCGTTGTCGGTAATATGGGGGTCGTGTTGCCAGAACCTGGTTTTCTGGAAACCATCCGCGCGCTTTGTACAGAACATGGCACAGTCTTTATCATGGATGAGGTTATGACCGGTTTCCGCCTTTCCATAGGAGGAGCGCAAGAGCGATTTGGCATCACACCTGATATTTGTATGTTGGGGAAAGTCATTGGTGGTGGAATGCCTGTGGGTGCTTATGGCGGTAAAGCAGAAATCATGGATACGATTTCTCCTGTTGGAACGGTTTACCAGGCGGGAACACTTTCCGGGAACCCTATCGCAATGGCTTCGGGAATTGCGACCTTGGAATGTTTGAAAGAAACCAACCCCTATCCACAACTGGAAGAGAAAACACAACGTTTGACACAAGGACTTGTTTCTGCTGCCAGTAAAGCGGGGTTGCCCCATACATTGGCAGAATGCGGTTCCATGTACACGCTCTTTTTCAATCCAGACAAAGTCACTAATTATACGATTTCTGCTCGTAATGATACGGATCGATTCGCTCGATACTTTCAAGGCATGCTGGATCGGGGGATTTATCTTCCTTGCAGCCAGTTTGAAGCCAACTTTACCTCAGCGGCGTTAACCGATGATGATATTGATCAAACCATTCAAGCAGCTGAGGAAGTTTTGCAAGAAATCGCCTGA
- a CDS encoding M42 family metallopeptidase has product MDAQSLDFLKNLLHAPAPSGYEGPIQEVVREYVGSFADEVTTDLHGNVIAAVNPDAKRRVMFAGHCDQIGLLVQHIDDDGYLWANLIGGWDIQMLLGQNMQVHTASGPVHGVIARKAIHLLTPEERKSVPEIKDLWIDIGAKNGDEARELVAIGDPVTFELGFRPMLNQLASAPGMDNRVGVWVVMEALRQLSEKKPEVGVFSVSTVQEEIGLRGAKTSAYSIEPEVGIAVDVTHATDCPTVSKKENGDIKVGGGPVVYRGPNVNPVVFSSLTQLANKTEIACQINGISRPAGNDANAMQLNQAGMATGIVAIPNRYMHSPVEVISLEDLDNAATLLATFCRGIDETTDFTP; this is encoded by the coding sequence ATGGATGCGCAATCACTCGATTTTTTGAAAAACCTGCTTCATGCTCCCGCTCCTTCTGGATACGAAGGCCCTATCCAAGAGGTTGTTCGTGAATATGTTGGTTCATTTGCTGATGAAGTCACAACAGACTTGCACGGTAACGTCATTGCAGCGGTTAATCCGGATGCCAAAAGACGTGTCATGTTTGCGGGGCACTGTGATCAAATTGGTCTTTTAGTGCAGCATATCGACGATGATGGTTATCTTTGGGCAAACCTGATTGGTGGCTGGGACATTCAGATGTTGCTGGGACAGAACATGCAGGTACACACTGCCTCTGGACCAGTGCATGGCGTCATCGCTCGCAAAGCCATTCACTTGTTAACTCCTGAAGAAAGAAAATCGGTTCCAGAAATTAAAGACCTCTGGATTGACATCGGTGCCAAAAATGGAGACGAAGCACGAGAGCTGGTCGCGATCGGAGATCCTGTGACCTTTGAGCTTGGGTTTCGTCCCATGCTGAATCAGTTAGCATCTGCGCCTGGCATGGACAACCGAGTCGGCGTCTGGGTCGTGATGGAAGCATTACGCCAACTAAGTGAAAAAAAGCCTGAAGTGGGAGTTTTCTCCGTTTCCACAGTGCAAGAGGAAATTGGACTGAGAGGCGCAAAAACCAGTGCATATTCAATTGAGCCTGAAGTGGGAATTGCCGTTGATGTGACACATGCCACGGACTGCCCCACAGTGAGCAAGAAAGAAAATGGAGATATCAAAGTTGGTGGTGGACCAGTCGTTTATCGTGGACCGAATGTGAACCCGGTTGTGTTTTCCTCATTGACACAATTAGCTAACAAAACAGAAATTGCCTGCCAGATAAATGGCATCTCTCGACCTGCCGGAAACGATGCCAACGCAATGCAATTGAACCAGGCAGGTATGGCGACAGGAATCGTGGCCATTCCAAATCGGTACATGCATAGTCCAGTAGAAGTCATCTCGTTAGAAGATCTCGACAACGCCGCAACGTTACTAGCAACGTTTTGCAGGGGCATTGATGAAACGACAGACTTCACCCCTTAA
- a CDS encoding HDOD domain-containing protein gives MVDWTKLRKELIGEGKKSPLPPQIKLPMLPKAVMEFSQKSEDPKATPKELSKIIETDAGISCELLRMVNSSALGLRRKVSSIQQTITLMGIRSTKLFLITTGLKQAMSTNDSKLINLPNFWSTNLERALMAREVARLMKVDPDIAFSAAMLQDFLLPILSKELFDLYLQFTINQDSNPCLINEYERRHFSWDHCEAAANVMLDWSFPDELICTVYLHHEGLKLLTHPELSKTTAAAVTVASLIPDPLRQDPNGLNQLIQLHEAWEEFNLFEMAEQIDTELREESTAASNYLSLKNRLEKHAALIESN, from the coding sequence ATGGTTGATTGGACAAAATTACGTAAGGAATTGATTGGAGAAGGAAAAAAAAGCCCATTACCTCCTCAAATCAAGCTGCCGATGTTACCGAAAGCGGTGATGGAATTTTCACAAAAGTCTGAAGATCCCAAAGCGACACCCAAAGAACTCAGTAAGATCATAGAAACTGATGCAGGAATTTCTTGTGAATTATTACGGATGGTGAATTCCAGCGCGTTAGGATTACGTCGTAAAGTTTCATCTATTCAGCAAACGATCACTTTGATGGGGATTCGCTCGACAAAGCTCTTTTTGATTACGACTGGCTTAAAGCAGGCTATGTCAACCAATGATTCCAAGCTGATCAATCTACCGAATTTCTGGAGCACAAATCTCGAGCGGGCATTGATGGCACGAGAAGTAGCACGATTAATGAAAGTCGATCCAGATATTGCTTTTTCAGCAGCGATGTTGCAGGATTTTTTGCTTCCGATTTTATCGAAAGAATTATTCGACCTCTATCTGCAGTTTACCATCAATCAGGATAGCAATCCTTGTCTCATCAATGAATATGAGCGGAGGCATTTTAGCTGGGATCACTGTGAAGCAGCAGCAAATGTGATGTTAGACTGGTCGTTTCCTGATGAGTTAATCTGCACCGTCTATTTGCATCATGAAGGATTGAAGCTGCTGACTCATCCTGAATTGAGCAAAACAACTGCAGCAGCAGTTACCGTAGCTTCACTGATCCCGGACCCGCTCCGTCAGGATCCCAATGGGTTAAACCAATTAATTCAATTGCATGAAGCCTGGGAAGAATTTAATCTCTTCGAAATGGCAGAACAGATTGATACTGAACTCAGAGAAGAATCGACGGCGGCCAGCAATTATCTTTCACTGAAAAATCGCCTGGAAAAACATGCAGCTCTAATTGAGAGCAATTAG
- a CDS encoding STAS domain-containing protein translates to MASKRDRMSVYVREGVTVLDFGTMEIWDGADLSLLRETLARLVDQEKCKSIGVELTYVKYIPSGFFGMLYDLYEKGIAVTLYSPQPNVASMLWFKQFCVHTEDGRYLLKSDSAIDQEKLSEEQIRTEKEKWDKSLKQTSDYSTTVS, encoded by the coding sequence ATGGCTTCAAAACGCGATCGAATGAGCGTCTATGTGCGTGAAGGAGTGACTGTACTGGATTTCGGAACGATGGAAATCTGGGATGGTGCCGATCTGTCCTTGTTGCGAGAGACCCTGGCTCGTTTAGTCGATCAAGAAAAATGTAAATCGATTGGAGTCGAATTGACATACGTAAAATATATTCCGAGCGGTTTTTTCGGGATGCTTTACGATCTCTATGAAAAAGGGATCGCGGTAACACTTTACAGTCCGCAACCAAACGTTGCCAGTATGCTCTGGTTCAAACAGTTCTGTGTGCATACCGAAGACGGACGTTATCTATTAAAAAGTGATTCAGCAATTGATCAGGAAAAACTTTCTGAAGAACAAATTCGAACCGAAAAAGAAAAGTGGGACAAAAGCCTGAAACAAACAAGCGATTATTCCACAACCGTCTCCTGA